GGGGCGCACGGCCTTATCCGTGGAGACCAGAACGAAGCGTTCCACACCATGCCGGACGGATGCTTCCATGATTTCCATAGAGCCGCGGATATTACTGTGCACGGCCTGCCAGGGGTTTCTCTCCAGCATGGGCACATGCTTGTAGGCCGCGGCGTGAAACACCACCTGCGGCGCGTGCCGGGCCAGTACGCTGTCCAGAAGCCCCCGGTCCTGCACCAATCCCAGCACGGGCACATAACGGGTAAATTTGTGCCGATGGCGCAGTTCCATTTCTATGGCGTAGAGATTTTCCTCGCCCGCGTCGTAGAGGATCAGAAGACGCGGTTCGAAACGCAGAATCTGACGGCACAGCTCCGATCCGATGGAGCCGCCCGCACCCGAGACCAGCACCACCTTGTCCTTCAGATACCCCTCGATGCCCCGGATATCGAGCTGCGTTTCGGAGCGGCGCAACAAGTCTTCATAGCGCACGTCCCGCATATCCTTGACCGAGACCTTGCCGCGCACGATATCCGAAAGGGCGGGCAGCTTCTTGAGGCGCAGGCCCGCGCCCTCGCTCAATTTCACCAGATGGCGGACTTCCGCCGCATTCATGTCCGCCGTATTGACCAGAAGTTCCTGAGCGCCGGTTCTCTGCGCCACGTCAGCCAACGCGGTCATGGGGCCGAACACGGGCAGATCATGGATTCTGCGACCTTTGCGGCTCAAATCGTCATCCACAAAGCCCACCAGGACCAAACCGGAATCCTTGGTATCAAGAATTTCCCGGGCCATGCGCGCGCCATCGTCCCCCGCACCAAAAAGCAGTGCGCGCACACCCGCCATCTGCGGCCGCAATACGGACGGCAGCAGGGCTGTGGCGCCGTCCTTGAGGGGCACCTGATGGGCCACACGGATCACAATACGCATGGCGCAGGACAGGCAAAAGGCCAGCAGAGGATCGAGAATCAAAACCGAACGGGGGTATATCTGCTCGTGCCCCAGAAAGGTCACATACACGACCAGGGAGATACCGGCGAAAACCATGGAACGGGCGATATGCCACAAATCCATGAGGCTGGTGTACCGCCACATGCCCCGATACAGCCCGGCAATCCAGAAAAACGCGATCTTGAAGCCCACAGCCGCGGGTAAAAGGGAAAACATCTGGCGGAAAAAGGCTTCGGGGATGTCGAACTCGAAACGCAGGCCATACGCCAGCAACAAGGCCAAGCTGAACAGCCCGGCCTCGGACAGGAGCATCACAGCCAGATTGCCGTATCGGGAAAGATTCATACCGCCGCCCCATCGCGCAGGGCGGCTCGCAGTACCCGGACCACAACTCCGGCGTAGCGGCTCATGTCGTCGGGGGTGATGGTGGGATGAACCAGAAGAAGCAGACTTCTCGCGCCCAGAGAGCCGGCAACAGGCAGCGGAGCAGCCGGCCCCATTCCGGCGCGAACAAATGCCTGTTCGCGGTAGATTTCCGGGCAGACACCGGCAAAAGCGGGCATGCCTTGGGCCGTGATTTCAGTCACTACCCGGTCACGGCTCCAGCCGTCCCGTAAGAATACAGCATCGAGAGCCAGATAAAATTTATAGTATGCGTGAAAGTAGTCCGGCCCCGGCACATGTATCTCCACACCGGCCAGCTTGCCCAGCTCTCTGACGAGGAATGCTGCGTTTTCGCGCCGTCGCGCTACCCAAGTATCCAGTTTCCCCAGTTGGATGCGGCCGATGGCGGCCTGCATCTCAGTCATGCGCCAGTTGGTCCCGAAATTCTCGTGCACAAAGCGGAAGCCCGAACCCGAATGCGGCGCATTCATGAGCTCCCAGCTTTTACCGTGGTCCTTGTAAGCCCAGGCCCGCCGAAAAGCCGCCTCGTCATCCAGGAGCAGCATCCCGCCTTCCCCGCCCGTGGTCATGATTTTGTCCTGACAAAAGGAAAACGCCGCCGCATGACCGAAAGAACCTACGGGACGCCCCTTGTAGCGCGCGCCATGAGCCTGGGCGCAGTCTTCGATGACGATCAGGCCATGCTTCCGGGCCAACTCCAAAATGGGCTCCATGTCGCAAGGCCAGCCCGCCAGATGCACGCAAACAATACACTTGGTCCGGGGCGTGAGTACGGCCTCGATACTTTCTGCGGTCACATTGCGCGAAACCGGATCCACATCGGCCAGCACGGGACGTGCTCCCCGAGCCACCGCGCAGCTAGCCGAAGCGATGAACGTCCAGCAGGTGGTGACCACCTCGTCTCCGGCTCCAATGCCGAAGGCCTCCAGAGCCAGTTCCAAGGCCAGAGTCCCATTGGCCAGAGCGATAGCGTGACGCCTCCCCGTATAGGCCGCGAATTCCTCCTCGAACGACCGGCATTCCTGCCCGGTCCAGTAGTTGACGCGGCCGGACCGCAATACACGAAGCGCGGCCTCCTGCTCGTCAGGAGCGAAATACGGCCAGGGAGCGGATAAGTTCATGACTGGTACCTTACAATACGGGCGGGAGAGCCCATGACCACGGCATTGTCGGGCACGTCCCGAATAATCGTGGAGCCAGCCCCTGCCAAAACATTCGAGCCGATTCGCACACCCTGAATGACCTGACTGCCGATTCCAATCCAGGAGTCCTGACCAACATGTACGTTGCCGCCCAGATGGACTCCGGGACAAACATGTGTGAAATCTCCAATAAGACAGTCATGATCCACAGAGGCACACGTGTTAACAATAGCATGGCAACCCACAAAGACCCCGGGTTGCAATACAGCCCCGGCACAAATGACTGTTCCAGAATCAAGCGAGGCTGCCGGATCGACCCAAGCTGCGGGATGCACCAAGGTAGTCCACAAAGCTTTTGTACACATGGCGACAATGCGCCTTCTGATTGCCCCATTACCAATACCGCTCACTGCCGCACCTCGCTCCACCAACGAAAATTCGGTCAGAGAGCCCAAGACAGGAATACCCATGACCGAAGCCCCATGCAGCGATGGCGCATCGTCATAAAATCCTGCAACATCCAAGCTCAGAGCCCGCAATATCCCCAATACGACTTTACCGTGACCGCTCGCCCCCAAAATACAGATTCCACTACTGTGCATCCGGACTTCCTGTAAATCTAGGCATAGTCTCGTGTCCTGACGCACTCACGCCTTTTTTGCAAAAAACAGTTTTTACCGTCAGCCACAGAATTTTCATATCCAGAGACAAGCTCCAATTATCCACATACCAGATATCTAAAGAAAATTTTTCCTCCCAGGACAAAGCATTACGGCCATTGACCTGGGCCCACCCCGTGATGCCGGGTCGCATCTCATGCCGTCGAGCCTGTTCCGACGTGTAGAGAGGAAGATATTCCATAAGAAGTGGACGAGGGCCTACCAAGCTCATATCTCCACTCAGCACATTCCACAGCTCGGGAAGTTCGTCCAAAGACATACTCCGTAAAGAACGCCCCACAGAGGTGATTCTCTCCGAGTCGGCAAGAGGCTCACCGGAAGCATTCACAGCTTCGCGCATGGTTCGGAATTTGATCATGCGAAAAGGACGCCCATGCAAGCCTGGACGCGTCTGCACAAAAAAAATAGGGCTCCCCAACCCCACACGCACGATCAAAGCCACGACGATTAAAATGGGGGCAGACAAAATCAGGAAAGCCAGAGAAAAAATAACATCCAAAAAACGTTTCATGGTTCACATGGCCTTGTAGGCCCGCGTCCAAGGATACTGGTCTTCCACCAGTTGAAAATATGGCTCAAAATCCTTGGGATTGCCGATCAGCATCTGTACCATCATGGATTTATAAATTTTAGCATCCATAATGAAGGCCTGGCTGGAACGCTGATTCAGCACCAGATGCAAACCGGAGCTGTTCTGCCAAGTCATGCGTCGGGTGGCATTGCCGTCATCAATGACATCAAGCGAGTCAATGGGGGTCTGACGGGATTGTACCGTGATATGTCCTGTTTGCGTATTGATGCCGAATTGCCCCTGAAGCTGCTGGAATTGGCCTGGAGCACCGGTGCCGGATATCAGGTCCCAATTACCGTAAAAACTGATCCAATAGGAAAGACGCAGATTTTCCCAAGATACCACAAAATACTGATCTGGCAGATCTTGCGGTAACTCCAGAGCCTTATGCGCCAAGCTGCTCACAAACTCCGTCGCGTTCTCCGCACCCAAAACGTCCAAGCTTTTCACGGGGTTGTCCCAATAGTAAATGGACGCATTTTGTTGCCGAGATGATTCCCGCTGGGCGTGGGTCACAAAGCGCATAAGCTGGCTGGCCTGCATGGGCGAATGCGCACAGTGCACCCGGGCAAGAGGATAGAGCCAAGGCCCATCATGAGCCCCGCCATCGGCAAAGGTCAGACGTTCGGCATAGTATTGTCCAGCATAACCATAGTCCCACCACTGCCACAGACGCGCATCAGAGGGAATTTTTTCGCGCAAATCCAAGAATGTCTGTGCGTAAACACGGGGCAGCACTGGCACCGGCGACATGCTCCCCATAAGCTCGCCCATGGGCCAGAATACGAGAACGCACATTGCCAGCTGGGCGATCCAGCGCCGCCCCTGGGGCTGCCCGAGCATCCGCATCGCCTCGGCCAGACCAAATCCGAAGCCGGCGCCCAACGCCACGCCGCCAAACATGGCAAAGCGGTTGCCCAGCTTCACGCTGGCCATGCTCAAGCCCAAGAATGGCAACAAAAGAAGAAGCTGCGGCCGCCGGTATACGGCGAGCGCATACATAGCCACGCCTAGAATAAAAAGCCACGAACTGCCCGCCACGCGTACGGCCACCTCACCCCAAGCCAAGTTCTGTGCCTCGCGAACACTCTGAGTAATGCCTGGCAGTTGTAAAGCCGTTTTGTTGCCCACTTCCGTGACACCTTTGGCATATCCGGCAATGGCCTGAAGATAGGCACTAATATTTTTATGCAAGCCAAAATGATAGGAAAGAAACAGGGCAACTACGCCTAGAGCCACAAAAGTGACCTTATGGCGTAACAATTCGGGACGAAAAGTCTGGATACCTGCCAACACCAGAGCGGCGCCAAGGCCGGGCACACCGCCGAAAGTCAAGGCATAGACAGCAAGCAGTCCGGTCCATAGTTCCGGCCAGTCCTTTCTGGGGGCCAAAAACAGACTCGAGAGAAAAGCCATACCCAGCACGGCCAGCAGAATACTTCCGCTTTGACTGTACATGTTCATATTCAGGGCGCCACACGCTCCGCTCAAAAGCAGCAGCACTGAAGACATGCGCGAATGCGGCGGCAGTTCTTCCCCCGTGCACCGCCAGGAGCCACGGGTTCGCGCCATGAACCAGGCGATGAGGAAGCAGGCAAAAGCCAAAGGAAACAGCAAAGAGATCAAATCCG
Above is a window of Desulfomicrobium orale DSM 12838 DNA encoding:
- a CDS encoding acetyltransferase; the protein is MHSSGICILGASGHGKVVLGILRALSLDVAGFYDDAPSLHGASVMGIPVLGSLTEFSLVERGAAVSGIGNGAIRRRIVAMCTKALWTTLVHPAAWVDPAASLDSGTVICAGAVLQPGVFVGCHAIVNTCASVDHDCLIGDFTHVCPGVHLGGNVHVGQDSWIGIGSQVIQGVRIGSNVLAGAGSTIIRDVPDNAVVMGSPARIVRYQS
- a CDS encoding sugar transferase, which translates into the protein MKRFLDVIFSLAFLILSAPILIVVALIVRVGLGSPIFFVQTRPGLHGRPFRMIKFRTMREAVNASGEPLADSERITSVGRSLRSMSLDELPELWNVLSGDMSLVGPRPLLMEYLPLYTSEQARRHEMRPGITGWAQVNGRNALSWEEKFSLDIWYVDNWSLSLDMKILWLTVKTVFCKKGVSASGHETMPRFTGSPDAQ
- a CDS encoding STT3 domain-containing protein, whose protein sequence is MAADKKQNVSVAVTGSASESHVFWRLGENGEFFLAFFLAFFLNAGLRLIEYAGWQADIYQVGPEPLMATHDAYAWLAGAKGVGFYVSSTFAKMIQWIHKLTGLPLGVIGFWLPVLLIPWMALPACFLARATLLTEGGVVFAVMSASSIGFLVRTRLGFCDTDLISLLFPLAFACFLIAWFMARTRGSWRCTGEELPPHSRMSSVLLLLSGACGALNMNMYSQSGSILLAVLGMAFLSSLFLAPRKDWPELWTGLLAVYALTFGGVPGLGAALVLAGIQTFRPELLRHKVTFVALGVVALFLSYHFGLHKNISAYLQAIAGYAKGVTEVGNKTALQLPGITQSVREAQNLAWGEVAVRVAGSSWLFILGVAMYALAVYRRPQLLLLLPFLGLSMASVKLGNRFAMFGGVALGAGFGFGLAEAMRMLGQPQGRRWIAQLAMCVLVFWPMGELMGSMSPVPVLPRVYAQTFLDLREKIPSDARLWQWWDYGYAGQYYAERLTFADGGAHDGPWLYPLARVHCAHSPMQASQLMRFVTHAQRESSRQQNASIYYWDNPVKSLDVLGAENATEFVSSLAHKALELPQDLPDQYFVVSWENLRLSYWISFYGNWDLISGTGAPGQFQQLQGQFGINTQTGHITVQSRQTPIDSLDVIDDGNATRRMTWQNSSGLHLVLNQRSSQAFIMDAKIYKSMMVQMLIGNPKDFEPYFQLVEDQYPWTRAYKAM
- a CDS encoding polysaccharide biosynthesis protein, with the translated sequence MNLSRYGNLAVMLLSEAGLFSLALLLAYGLRFEFDIPEAFFRQMFSLLPAAVGFKIAFFWIAGLYRGMWRYTSLMDLWHIARSMVFAGISLVVYVTFLGHEQIYPRSVLILDPLLAFCLSCAMRIVIRVAHQVPLKDGATALLPSVLRPQMAGVRALLFGAGDDGARMAREILDTKDSGLVLVGFVDDDLSRKGRRIHDLPVFGPMTALADVAQRTGAQELLVNTADMNAAEVRHLVKLSEGAGLRLKKLPALSDIVRGKVSVKDMRDVRYEDLLRRSETQLDIRGIEGYLKDKVVLVSGAGGSIGSELCRQILRFEPRLLILYDAGEENLYAIEMELRHRHKFTRYVPVLGLVQDRGLLDSVLARHAPQVVFHAAAYKHVPMLERNPWQAVHSNIRGSMEIMEASVRHGVERFVLVSTDKAVRPTNVMGASKRVAERIMLGLQGQGTAFMAVRFGNVLGSSGSVIPLFRDQISRGGPVTVTHPEVTRYFMTIPEAAQLIIQAGAQGRGGEIFLLKMGQPVRIADLARDLIILSGKKPEDIPVVFTGLRPGEKLYEELITEGEDVLETGHDQIMVLGSEAACADCAGEHLEELFAAAKRFDAAGIKSLLATLVPEYTPAPDEP
- a CDS encoding DegT/DnrJ/EryC1/StrS family aminotransferase, translating into MNLSAPWPYFAPDEQEAALRVLRSGRVNYWTGQECRSFEEEFAAYTGRRHAIALANGTLALELALEAFGIGAGDEVVTTCWTFIASASCAVARGARPVLADVDPVSRNVTAESIEAVLTPRTKCIVCVHLAGWPCDMEPILELARKHGLIVIEDCAQAHGARYKGRPVGSFGHAAAFSFCQDKIMTTGGEGGMLLLDDEAAFRRAWAYKDHGKSWELMNAPHSGSGFRFVHENFGTNWRMTEMQAAIGRIQLGKLDTWVARRRENAAFLVRELGKLAGVEIHVPGPDYFHAYYKFYLALDAVFLRDGWSRDRVVTEITAQGMPAFAGVCPEIYREQAFVRAGMGPAAPLPVAGSLGARSLLLLVHPTITPDDMSRYAGVVVRVLRAALRDGAAV